From Solidesulfovibrio carbinoliphilus subsp. oakridgensis, the proteins below share one genomic window:
- a CDS encoding zinc ribbon domain-containing protein, producing the protein MPLYDFECRACGRVFEAMAAMDAGEGRCACGGSARRLVGVGRAYRADAPWLETVAAVVEKDSARPHVRAFLAEPSRANHRRWMRGEGLRPLEAGEARPAPSGGGSVRREVWDRFAARRGRN; encoded by the coding sequence ATGCCGCTTTATGACTTCGAGTGCCGGGCCTGCGGCCGCGTTTTCGAGGCCATGGCCGCCATGGACGCGGGGGAGGGTCGGTGCGCCTGCGGCGGATCGGCCAGGCGGCTGGTCGGCGTCGGCCGGGCCTACCGGGCCGACGCTCCCTGGCTCGAAACCGTGGCCGCCGTGGTCGAGAAGGATTCGGCCAGGCCCCATGTCCGGGCCTTTCTGGCCGAGCCCAGCCGGGCCAACCACCGCCGCTGGATGCGCGGCGAGGGGCTGCGGCCCCTGGAAGCCGGCGAGGCCCGGCCCGCCCCGTCCGGCGGCGGGTCCGTCCGGCGCGAGGTCTGGGACCGGTTCGCGGCCCGGCGCGGCCGCAACTGA
- a CDS encoding portal protein, translating into MSDAVTTTALLPPAERPDQVGRRVFELLEAVVRDKARLGLNEKWTRHYRLGQNRAWRGLVQPGVPLVSANLLHLHRQRTVNMLTDNHPTFNVNRIGPTGDEELFRALERAAAWWWTEQEQQAVLERSVLNGETYGLAVEKVVFDPDLEYGLGEVRTVVVDPFAFGVYPTACPDIQDAEAVLHFTPMTLREAARRWPEAAGRLTSDAALLADLGDGRREAATGDGSRRGLFARFGEVVRTLAGAGQTDGPSEDTTLVCECWVKDYAMTSDGPRYPGCIRCVTVAGAGGLVLSDRGNPSVNPALTPDEAMATYLYDRFPFALANSLTDPASLWGASDFEQLAELQTEVNKCLSQLTYHKDRCARPKIINPRDSGVANAAFTNRLGIVNPASMAAAQGIRYLEFANNTKDIESVLAIYRELFSQISGLGELERAGSPDHPVIAYKAISALIEQAATLLRGKIRNYSRLVRERGRMFLSHMQNWYTEERWISFAENGRASVAPVSGAKCRVPARLTVVSGSTMPVSKVQQREEALALYEMGAIDRRDLLEKLDWSGRAAVLERMGEEKNRGDAVPSGSPAGGDHPPRTSRKGEGRGSGGSSPAAETDTKEGEARHAAL; encoded by the coding sequence ATGTCCGACGCTGTCACGACCACCGCACTCCTGCCCCCGGCCGAACGGCCGGACCAGGTCGGCCGCCGCGTCTTCGAGCTCCTGGAGGCCGTGGTCCGCGACAAGGCCCGGCTTGGCCTCAACGAGAAGTGGACCCGCCACTACCGGCTCGGCCAGAACCGGGCCTGGCGGGGCCTTGTCCAGCCCGGGGTGCCGCTGGTCAGCGCCAATCTTCTCCATCTGCACCGCCAGCGCACGGTCAACATGCTGACCGACAACCATCCGACCTTCAACGTCAACCGGATCGGCCCCACCGGCGACGAGGAGCTTTTCCGGGCCCTCGAACGGGCGGCCGCCTGGTGGTGGACCGAGCAGGAGCAGCAGGCCGTGCTCGAACGGTCGGTCCTAAACGGCGAGACCTACGGCCTGGCCGTGGAAAAAGTCGTGTTCGACCCGGACCTGGAATACGGCCTGGGCGAGGTCCGCACCGTGGTGGTCGATCCCTTTGCCTTTGGCGTCTATCCGACCGCCTGTCCGGACATCCAGGACGCCGAGGCCGTGCTCCATTTCACGCCCATGACCCTTCGCGAGGCGGCCAGGCGTTGGCCCGAGGCGGCCGGCCGGCTGACCAGCGATGCGGCCCTCCTGGCCGATCTCGGCGACGGCCGCCGCGAGGCGGCCACCGGCGACGGCAGCCGGCGCGGCCTTTTCGCCCGGTTCGGCGAGGTGGTCCGGACGCTGGCCGGCGCGGGCCAGACGGACGGGCCGTCTGAGGACACCACGCTGGTGTGCGAGTGCTGGGTCAAGGACTACGCCATGACCTCCGACGGGCCACGCTACCCCGGCTGTATCCGCTGCGTCACCGTGGCCGGGGCCGGCGGCCTGGTCCTTTCCGACCGGGGCAATCCCTCGGTCAATCCGGCCCTCACCCCGGACGAGGCCATGGCCACCTACCTCTACGACCGGTTTCCCTTTGCCCTGGCCAACTCCCTGACCGATCCGGCCAGCCTTTGGGGGGCGTCCGACTTCGAGCAGCTGGCCGAGCTCCAGACGGAAGTGAACAAATGCCTGTCCCAGCTCACCTACCACAAGGACCGCTGCGCCAGGCCCAAAATCATCAATCCGCGCGATTCGGGCGTGGCCAACGCCGCCTTCACCAATCGCCTGGGCATCGTCAATCCGGCCTCCATGGCCGCGGCCCAGGGCATTCGCTACCTGGAATTCGCCAACAACACCAAGGACATCGAAAGCGTGCTGGCCATCTACCGCGAGCTTTTCAGCCAGATCTCCGGCCTTGGCGAACTGGAGCGGGCCGGCTCCCCGGACCATCCGGTCATCGCCTACAAGGCCATCTCGGCCCTGATCGAGCAGGCGGCGACGCTTCTTCGCGGCAAGATCCGCAACTATTCTCGCCTGGTCCGGGAACGCGGCCGGATGTTTCTGAGCCACATGCAGAACTGGTACACCGAGGAACGCTGGATCAGCTTCGCCGAAAACGGCCGGGCCTCGGTCGCGCCCGTAAGCGGCGCCAAGTGCCGCGTGCCCGCCCGCCTGACCGTGGTCTCCGGTTCCACCATGCCCGTTTCCAAGGTGCAGCAGCGCGAGGAGGCCCTGGCCCTCTACGAAATGGGGGCCATCGACCGCCGGGACCTGCTCGAAAAGCTCGACTGGTCCGGCCGCGCCGCCGTGCTGGAGCGGATGGGAGAAGAGAAGAACCGAGGGGACGCTGTCCCCTCGGGCTCCCCTGCCGGGGGGGATCATCCCCCCCGGACCTCCCGAAAGGGAGAAGGGCGGGGGAGCGGTGGGTCTTCTCCGGCAGCGGAGACAGATACGAAGGAAGGGGAGGCCAGGCATGCCGCTTTATGA
- a CDS encoding class I fructose-bisphosphate aldolase: protein MHGSDRKLARLFHPLTGKMVIAPLDHGVMEGMLTGLEELQRLLEMVGEFPVQGIVLNKGALRAYLQDVPLFSQAIAQLSGGTRHCLPPYARSLMCGAAEALRLGADMVAVQVNIANEMEDRMLADMGAIVDEAHGLGVPVLALIAPKGDRVVNEMDPSLINHCIRLGAELGADVTGVPYSGDARSFGRAVGASATPVVVTGGPSKADFKSFAGMIEAALEAGASGTCIGRNVFQNPNPREAMRRIVEIVHGPEVLAEAEAAVAAVKAAEAQAEAAERNPAGDVAGD from the coding sequence ATGCACGGGAGCGATCGTAAACTGGCGCGGCTTTTTCATCCCCTGACGGGCAAGATGGTCATCGCGCCCCTGGACCACGGCGTGATGGAGGGGATGCTGACCGGCCTCGAGGAGCTGCAGCGGCTGCTCGAAATGGTCGGGGAATTTCCCGTGCAGGGCATCGTGCTCAACAAGGGGGCGCTTCGGGCCTACCTGCAGGACGTGCCGCTTTTTTCCCAGGCCATTGCCCAGCTTTCCGGCGGCACGAGGCACTGCCTGCCGCCGTACGCCCGCTCGCTCATGTGCGGCGCGGCCGAGGCGTTGCGTCTGGGGGCCGACATGGTGGCCGTGCAGGTCAACATCGCCAACGAGATGGAAGACCGGATGCTGGCCGACATGGGGGCCATCGTGGACGAGGCCCATGGCCTGGGCGTGCCGGTTTTGGCGCTGATCGCCCCCAAGGGCGACCGGGTGGTCAACGAGATGGATCCGAGCCTCATCAACCACTGCATTCGCCTGGGGGCCGAGCTCGGAGCCGACGTGACCGGCGTGCCCTATTCCGGGGATGCCCGCAGTTTCGGCCGGGCGGTCGGGGCGTCGGCCACGCCGGTGGTGGTGACGGGCGGCCCGTCCAAGGCGGATTTCAAGAGCTTCGCCGGCATGATCGAGGCGGCGCTCGAAGCCGGCGCGTCCGGCACCTGCATCGGCAGAAACGTCTTTCAAAATCCCAATCCGCGCGAGGCCATGCGCCGGATCGTGGAAATCGTGCACGGCCCGGAGGTCCTGGCCGAGGCCGAAGCGGCCGTGGCCGCGGTCAAGGCGGCCGAGGCCCAAGCCGAGGCGGCCGAGCGGAACCCGGCCGGCGACGTGGCCGGGGATTAG
- a CDS encoding DedA family protein: MDFLMHLVDIVLHVDKYLNAIAADYGTWTYFILFMIVFCETGLVVTPFLPGDSLLFATGALCGGGVLDPNIIFGLLVAAAFIGDNLNYWIGRRVGPAVFEREKTRFFKKEYLLKAHAFYERHGGKTVILARFVPIVRTFSPFVAGIARMTYAHFLAYSIAGAVIWVAIFVYTGYFFGNLPFIKKNFSVAILVIIFISILPGIIEYIRHRRAAAAAAEAE, from the coding sequence ATGGATTTCCTGATGCATCTCGTCGACATCGTCCTGCACGTCGACAAATACCTCAATGCCATCGCCGCCGACTACGGCACCTGGACCTACTTCATTTTGTTCATGATCGTCTTTTGCGAGACCGGGCTTGTGGTCACGCCGTTTCTGCCCGGCGACTCCCTGCTCTTTGCCACGGGGGCGCTGTGCGGCGGCGGGGTCCTGGACCCCAACATCATCTTCGGCCTGCTCGTGGCCGCGGCCTTCATCGGCGACAACCTCAACTACTGGATCGGCCGCCGGGTCGGACCGGCTGTTTTCGAGCGGGAAAAGACCCGGTTTTTCAAGAAGGAATACCTGCTCAAGGCCCACGCCTTCTACGAACGCCACGGCGGCAAGACCGTCATCCTGGCCCGGTTCGTGCCGATCGTGCGCACCTTTTCCCCCTTCGTCGCCGGCATCGCCCGCATGACCTACGCCCACTTCCTGGCCTACAGCATCGCCGGCGCGGTCATCTGGGTGGCGATTTTCGTCTACACCGGCTACTTCTTCGGCAACCTGCCGTTTATCAAGAAAAATTTCAGCGTGGCCATCCTCGTCATCATCTTCATCTCCATCCTGCCCGGCATCATCGAATACATCCGCCACCGCCGCGCCGCCGCTGCGGCGGCGGAGGCGGAATAG
- a CDS encoding discoidin domain-containing protein — protein MQRFMLYHQTEGGLLTVAPDLSAPDVYRDLLFVRRPEDVFGHVPADEDGLILTRGEVFYSTCGVVEPAAVRNRSIGNGNMENACWSPDPRNATPEYVGVRFDQPARVTGFQFATNVSNAVNCPYGAGPCGHPTSFALEGSNDEANWTRLLTMTDFTGMREAHQSPFPTENASWWADGVFLSDRMDIADSHYFLAYRLVVSAFKPDIHGNYSIVELVLYGGF, from the coding sequence ATGCAACGCTTCATGCTCTACCACCAGACCGAGGGCGGCCTGCTCACGGTCGCGCCGGACCTGTCCGCCCCGGACGTCTACCGGGATCTGCTTTTTGTGCGCCGCCCGGAAGACGTCTTCGGCCATGTGCCGGCGGACGAGGACGGGCTCATCCTCACGCGGGGCGAGGTCTTCTACTCCACCTGCGGGGTGGTGGAACCGGCGGCCGTGCGCAACCGGTCCATCGGCAACGGGAACATGGAAAACGCCTGCTGGAGTCCCGATCCGCGAAACGCCACCCCGGAATACGTGGGCGTGCGCTTCGACCAGCCGGCCCGGGTGACCGGCTTCCAGTTTGCGACCAATGTCTCGAACGCCGTCAACTGCCCCTACGGGGCCGGCCCCTGCGGCCACCCGACCAGTTTCGCCCTGGAAGGTTCCAACGACGAGGCCAATTGGACCCGGCTCCTCACGATGACGGACTTTACCGGCATGCGCGAGGCCCACCAGAGCCCCTTTCCCACGGAAAACGCCTCGTGGTGGGCCGACGGGGTCTTTCTCTCCGACCGTATGGACATTGCCGACAGCCACTACTTCCTGGCCTACAGGCTCGTGGTCTCGGCCTTCAAGCCGGACATCCACGGCAACTACAGCATCGTGGAACTCGTCCTTTACGGTGGATTCTAG
- a CDS encoding RsmB/NOP family class I SAM-dependent RNA methyltransferase — MASCDVTPAGEAPRTSGRSFRLVCSPSEVPLVEALLGATGHVAEPEPFSPWCRRIVAEPTALGASLAARFGCIHIQDRSSMLPPLLLDPPAGARVLDMCAAPGGKTGFLAQLVGPTGFVLGNEPSPDRLATLRQTLFRESLANAATCSQADLSPHLPEGAFTHILLDPPCSGWGTLDKNPQAAKIWSGEKVAPLIALQRKLLATAANLLAPGGRLLYSTCTTNVAENEDQTRFALESLPLVPVPLAPPAGFVFEAPRRDDVSGVLRVDSAASAAQGFYMAFFEKAGGTPVVREDRELPGAPVPEKALRAAGCDPAGLPAGAVRAFGEKVFFLPAGAAMLPAGFRFQGHALGTYRAGVFRPSARARLLVPPAGPAAGLNEEALCRIEALLAGQSLPAGDLPPRPGLYYRGLPLGFLARKGARLLWSDR; from the coding sequence ATGGCGTCTTGCGATGTGACCCCGGCGGGGGAGGCTCCCCGCACGTCCGGCCGTTCCTTCCGGCTGGTCTGTTCCCCAAGCGAAGTTCCCCTGGTCGAGGCCCTGCTCGGGGCCACGGGGCATGTGGCCGAGCCCGAGCCGTTCTCCCCGTGGTGCCGGCGCATCGTGGCCGAGCCCACGGCCCTTGGCGCGTCCCTGGCCGCGCGGTTCGGCTGCATCCACATCCAGGACCGGTCGTCCATGCTGCCGCCGCTCTTGCTCGACCCGCCGGCCGGGGCCCGGGTGCTCGACATGTGCGCGGCCCCTGGCGGCAAGACCGGCTTTTTGGCCCAGCTTGTCGGGCCGACCGGTTTCGTCCTTGGCAACGAGCCCTCGCCGGACCGGCTGGCCACCCTGCGCCAGACCCTTTTCCGGGAAAGTCTCGCCAACGCGGCCACCTGCTCCCAGGCCGACCTGTCGCCGCACCTGCCCGAGGGGGCGTTCACGCACATCCTGCTCGATCCGCCGTGCAGCGGCTGGGGGACCCTGGATAAAAATCCCCAGGCCGCGAAAATCTGGAGCGGGGAAAAGGTCGCGCCGCTTATTGCCCTGCAACGCAAGCTCCTGGCCACGGCTGCGAATCTCCTGGCCCCGGGCGGGCGGCTCCTCTATTCCACCTGCACCACCAATGTGGCGGAAAACGAGGACCAGACGCGGTTCGCCCTGGAGAGCCTGCCGCTGGTCCCGGTGCCGCTGGCCCCGCCGGCCGGGTTCGTGTTCGAGGCCCCGCGCCGGGACGATGTTTCGGGCGTCCTGCGGGTGGACAGCGCCGCCTCGGCGGCCCAGGGCTTTTACATGGCTTTTTTCGAAAAGGCGGGAGGAACGCCGGTCGTCCGGGAAGACCGGGAACTGCCGGGCGCGCCTGTGCCGGAAAAGGCCCTTCGGGCGGCGGGCTGCGATCCGGCCGGGCTGCCGGCCGGGGCGGTCCGGGCCTTTGGCGAGAAGGTGTTTTTCCTGCCGGCCGGGGCGGCCATGCTGCCGGCCGGCTTCCGGTTCCAGGGCCACGCCCTGGGCACGTACCGGGCCGGCGTGTTCCGGCCGAGCGCCCGGGCCCGGCTGCTGGTGCCGCCGGCCGGGCCGGCGGCGGGGTTGAACGAGGAGGCGCTTTGCCGTATCGAGGCGCTCCTGGCCGGCCAGAGCCTGCCGGCCGGCGATCTGCCGCCAAGGCCCGGCCTCTATTACCGGGGGCTGCCCCTGGGGTTTCTGGCCCGCAAGGGCGCGCGGCTTTTGTGGTCTGACAGGTAA
- a CDS encoding alkaline phosphatase, whose protein sequence is MRRYALPPFAASSINRVAWIVLAVLFLAAATVRADSGQAPKYVFLFIGDGMALAQRSAAEYFLAAKEGKPGPGAVRLAMNRMPVQGLTATSSLNSIITDSGAAGTAIASGVKTYNGAIGVDGAKNPVPTLAEKARDKGMKVGIISSVSLDHATPACFYSHQASRNNYYEIALDAAKSGFDYFGGGGFKDPAGKKSKTDGEKPNALDAMRTAGYTVADTREAILAAKPGTKLVAVNPELDADKALPYALDADGGGDDKGLTLAQYTTKGIELLDNPKGFFLMVEGGKIDWACHANDAAASISDTLAFDAAVAEAVAFAKAHPDETLIVVTGDHECGGLTLGFAGTRYGNYYDYLKSQKDSFLRFAAALAEYKKTHDATTARFEDVAPLIKESFGLVVPTAADLEAMKAAPKPNEDNTSPADPHGLYFKEFELAAVKEAFGRSMQNEKEKPGNEMDYRAYGGYEPLAVTLTHILGNKAGIGWTSYSHTGVPVVTSAQGPGAQAFAGYYDNTDLSKKMAAALGETAVASN, encoded by the coding sequence ATGCGCCGATACGCCCTGCCGCCCTTTGCGGCGTCTTCCATCAACCGCGTGGCCTGGATCGTCCTGGCCGTCCTGTTTCTGGCCGCGGCCACGGTTCGGGCCGATTCCGGCCAAGCCCCGAAATACGTCTTCCTGTTCATCGGCGACGGCATGGCCCTGGCCCAGCGCAGCGCGGCCGAGTACTTCCTGGCCGCCAAGGAGGGCAAGCCCGGCCCCGGCGCCGTCCGGCTAGCCATGAACCGGATGCCGGTCCAGGGCCTGACCGCCACCTCGTCCCTCAACTCCATCATCACCGACTCGGGCGCGGCCGGCACGGCCATCGCCTCGGGCGTCAAGACCTACAACGGCGCCATCGGCGTCGACGGCGCGAAAAACCCCGTGCCCACCCTGGCCGAAAAGGCCCGGGACAAGGGCATGAAGGTCGGCATCATCTCCAGCGTGTCCCTGGACCACGCCACCCCGGCCTGCTTCTATTCCCATCAGGCCAGCCGCAACAACTACTACGAAATCGCCCTGGACGCGGCCAAAAGCGGCTTCGACTACTTCGGCGGCGGCGGCTTCAAGGACCCGGCCGGCAAGAAGTCGAAGACGGACGGCGAGAAGCCAAACGCCCTCGACGCCATGCGGACCGCCGGCTACACCGTGGCCGACACCAGAGAGGCCATCCTGGCCGCCAAGCCCGGCACCAAACTCGTGGCCGTCAATCCCGAACTCGATGCCGACAAGGCCCTGCCCTACGCCCTTGACGCTGACGGAGGCGGGGACGACAAGGGCCTGACGCTGGCCCAGTACACCACCAAGGGCATCGAACTGCTCGACAACCCCAAGGGCTTTTTCCTCATGGTCGAAGGTGGCAAGATCGACTGGGCCTGCCACGCCAACGACGCCGCCGCCTCGATCAGCGACACCCTGGCCTTTGACGCCGCCGTGGCCGAGGCCGTCGCCTTTGCCAAGGCCCACCCCGACGAGACCTTGATCGTGGTCACCGGCGACCACGAATGCGGCGGCCTGACGCTCGGCTTCGCCGGCACCCGCTACGGCAACTACTACGATTACTTGAAAAGCCAGAAGGACTCGTTCCTCAGGTTCGCGGCCGCCCTGGCGGAATACAAAAAGACCCACGACGCGACGACGGCCAGGTTCGAGGATGTCGCACCCCTGATCAAGGAAAGTTTCGGCCTCGTCGTGCCGACCGCCGCCGACCTCGAAGCCATGAAGGCCGCGCCCAAGCCCAACGAGGACAACACCTCGCCGGCCGACCCCCACGGCCTGTATTTCAAGGAATTCGAACTGGCCGCCGTCAAGGAAGCCTTTGGTCGCAGCATGCAAAACGAGAAGGAAAAGCCGGGCAACGAAATGGACTACCGGGCCTACGGCGGCTACGAGCCCCTGGCCGTGACCCTGACCCATATCCTGGGCAACAAGGCCGGCATCGGTTGGACCAGCTACTCCCACACCGGCGTGCCCGTCGTCACCTCGGCCCAGGGCCCCGGAGCCCAGGCCTTCGCCGGCTACTACGACAACACCGACCTGTCGAAAAAAATGGCGGCGGCCCTCGGCGAGACGGCCGTGGCCAGCAATTAG
- a CDS encoding phage major capsid protein has protein sequence MSLSLTEIEAITSDYFAASSGKAVDIYFRNSFLLDLLMNRQAGLFERPAGGEKIRVPLNYSDAEGGFFTRSDTLSSDDRVTVNAASFHWKHAYGNATVYLTDEVAAAGDYAAVQFVTQKLETAQRTCASWLASTLYSAAGDEAPTLTGLRALTSPDAAKPYGGIAESDLVASDGTTPWKGLTNDAAGAMSLEALQELRSLAKVSDGRDGKPNVAVTTESLYNKVSRILQVQQRYVTDDGVASAGFTHLVYEGMVLAADDYCPAGHCFAINTNYLGFAIHQNGFFARQPWVDLAGPAGRSMKILWHGNLICSNRKAHACHTNLS, from the coding sequence ATGTCGCTTTCCCTGACCGAGATCGAAGCCATCACCAGCGACTATTTCGCCGCGTCGAGCGGCAAGGCCGTGGACATCTATTTCCGCAACTCCTTTCTCCTGGACCTCCTCATGAACCGTCAGGCCGGCCTCTTCGAGCGTCCGGCCGGCGGCGAAAAGATCCGGGTGCCGCTCAACTACTCCGATGCCGAGGGCGGTTTTTTCACCCGCTCCGACACCCTGTCGAGCGACGACCGGGTCACGGTCAACGCCGCGTCGTTCCACTGGAAGCACGCCTACGGCAACGCCACCGTCTACCTGACCGACGAGGTGGCTGCGGCCGGGGACTACGCCGCCGTCCAGTTCGTGACCCAGAAGCTCGAAACCGCCCAGCGGACCTGCGCCAGCTGGCTGGCCTCCACCCTCTATTCGGCGGCCGGCGACGAGGCCCCGACGCTCACCGGCCTTCGCGCCCTGACCTCGCCCGACGCGGCCAAGCCCTACGGCGGCATCGCCGAGAGCGACCTGGTGGCGTCCGACGGCACCACGCCCTGGAAGGGCCTGACCAACGACGCGGCCGGGGCCATGAGCCTCGAGGCCCTGCAGGAGCTCCGCAGCCTGGCCAAGGTCTCCGACGGCCGCGACGGCAAGCCCAACGTGGCCGTGACCACCGAGAGCCTCTACAACAAGGTCTCCCGGATCCTGCAAGTCCAGCAGCGCTACGTCACCGACGACGGCGTGGCCAGTGCCGGCTTCACCCATCTCGTCTACGAGGGCATGGTCCTGGCCGCCGACGACTACTGCCCGGCCGGCCACTGCTTTGCCATCAACACCAACTACCTGGGATTTGCCATCCACCAGAACGGCTTTTTCGCCCGCCAGCCCTGGGTCGACCTGGCCGGCCCGGCCGGCAGGTCCATGAAGATCCTGTGGCACGGCAACCTCATCTGCTCCAACCGCAAGGCCCACGCCTGCCACACCAACCTGTCCTAG